From Helicoverpa zea isolate HzStark_Cry1AcR chromosome 23, ilHelZeax1.1, whole genome shotgun sequence, one genomic window encodes:
- the LOC124642029 gene encoding uncharacterized protein LOC124642029, translating into MKKKIIYTCSPKHYELKYGELDYWSHIDVALVRVESPFNFNDTNYETLCSYKPTTIPINYELKYQEPGTDALVLGWGHKEKWRKPGDNTNYNSEFLRYAPTLLLNKTECNQHYEDYKNMSDVIDRYMICSLGKGNIDDGGNTIQKSLPVENGCTSKQQKVLGFEGVSCELPSTEDVSDEDGRRSAKKLKQINGSSTEVLNDTYLLDMIDDPRRSGICQNDHGGPLVTWAGAREILIGIASVFKVSDELECMGPYLYTSTLCVGAFLECILVSESLPDMKKTSRRSRRNDMCDRPPSERGYDTVEKYISWKDHPAGPADNERVGRASIPKPFNKYSAGANAQSDGQSDYESNEMHHKLSALREHNVGYHFDMFRNPPKVDRYPKKEEYPPKQEYPQYNQPPQSMGIPPPNVRNPPHTVRNPPLNYGNQQSNSWNPPANVRYTGTNYYPANIRYTTRNPRGINVMVPPKAPGGKVYPGTGWHPANRAPQKVPPKNPFPMRALRPLRN; encoded by the exons atgaaaaagaaaatcattTATACTTGTTCACCTAAAc ACTACGAGTTGAAATACGGTGAACTAGATTACTGGTCGCATATAGACGTGGCTCTAGTGAGGGTTGAATCACCGTTTAATTTTAACGATACCAACTATGAAACGTTGTGTTCGTACAAACCAACGACTATACCCATCAACTATGAATTGAAATATCAGGAGCCTGGCACTGATGCTCTTGTGTTGGGATGGGGACACAAAGAAAAATGGCGAAAG CCAGGTGACAACACCAACTACAATTCAGAATTTTTAAGATATGCTCCAACGTTGTTACTGAATAAAACTGAATGCAATCAACATTACGAAGATTACAAGAACATGAGTGACGTCATCGATCGATATATGATTTGTTCTCTAGGAAAAGGAAATATAGATGATGGGGGCAACACTATTCAGAAGAGTTTGCCGGTAGAAAATGGGTGTACCTCCAAGCAACAAAAGGTTTTAGGCTTTGAAGGTGTATCG TGTGAACTACCGAGTACAGAGGACGTTTCGGATGAAGATGGCCGGAGAAGCGCCAAAAAGCTCAAGCAAATTAACGGTTCTTCGACTGAAGTTCTAAACGACACATATTTACTAGACATGATAGACGATCCTAGAAGATCTGGAATTTGTCAG aATGACCATGGAGGGCCACTAGTCACCTGGGCAGGTGCACGTGAAATCCTCATTGGCATAGCATCGGTATTCAAGGTTTCTGATGAGTTGGAATGTATGGGACCCTACTTGTACACCAGTACTCTTTGTGTAGGAGCATTCTTAGAATGTATACTGGTCTCCGAATCTTTACCAGACATGAAGAAAAC aagCCGACGGAGTCGACGGAACGATATGTGTGACAGACCACCGAGTGAGAGAGGATATGACACTGTCGAAAAATACATATCATGGAAAGACCACCCTGCAGG ACCTGCAGACAATGAAAGAGTTGGCAGGGCTTCAATTCCAAAGCCTTTCAATAAGTACTCAGCTGGAGCAAACGCGCAGAGCGACGGTCAATCAGATTATGAATCAAATGAAATGCATCACAAATTATCAGCATTACGTGAACATAATGTAGGATATCATTTCGATATGTTTAGGAATCCGCCAAAAGTTGATAGGTATCCTAAGAAGGAAGAGTATCCTCCGAAACAAGAGTATCCTCAGTATAATCAACCTCCACAAAGCATGGGAATCCCACCACCAAATGTGAGGAACCCTCCACATACTGTGAGAAACCCACCACTGAATTATGGGAATCAACAATCCAATTCTTGGAATCCACCAGCCAATGTCAGATATACAGGAACGAACTATTATCCAGCGAATATAAGATACACAACTCGGAATCCTCGGGGAATAAATGTTATGGTCCCACCAAAGGCGCCAGGAGGAAAAGTGTACCCAGGAACCGGTTGGCATCCAGCGAATCGAGCTCCACAAAAAGTACCACCGAAAAATCCTTTTCCAATGCGAGCTCTGCGGCCGTTACGAAATTGA